A genomic window from Streptomyces sp. NBC_00234 includes:
- a CDS encoding ABC transporter ATP-binding protein, with protein sequence MLTLESATVRFGRRTALDAVDLEVADHEIVCVLGPSGSGKSTLLRVVAGLQPLDGGRVLLDGADQAGVPVHRRGLGLMFQDHQLFPHRDVGANVAFGLRMHGAARAERERKVEGLLGLVGLPGAGRRAVAALSGGEQQRVALARALAPSPKLLMLDEPLGQLDRSLRERLVVELRTLFGRLGTTVLAVTHDQGEAFALADRVVVMRDGRIAQAGTPMEVWQRPASAFVARFLGFDNVVDAEVTGAVADTAWGKVAVPEGEWQGACELLVRPAGVRIGAPDAGLRCTVGVRTFRGHHVSVLLHPDSGPALEAECALRDTPEEGSAVGVTFDVAETVVLAPDGRGGVRGATGE encoded by the coding sequence ATGCTGACACTGGAATCGGCCACGGTCCGCTTCGGGCGGCGGACGGCGCTCGACGCGGTGGACCTGGAGGTCGCCGACCACGAGATCGTCTGTGTGCTGGGGCCGAGCGGCAGCGGGAAGTCGACGCTGCTGCGGGTGGTCGCCGGGCTCCAGCCCCTGGACGGCGGCCGGGTGCTGCTGGACGGCGCCGACCAGGCGGGTGTGCCGGTGCACCGGCGGGGCCTCGGCCTGATGTTCCAGGACCACCAGCTGTTCCCGCACCGCGATGTCGGCGCCAACGTCGCCTTCGGGCTGCGGATGCACGGCGCCGCGCGCGCGGAGCGGGAACGGAAGGTCGAGGGACTGCTCGGTCTGGTGGGGCTGCCGGGCGCCGGCCGGCGGGCCGTCGCCGCGCTGTCGGGCGGCGAGCAGCAGCGCGTCGCGCTGGCCCGGGCGCTCGCCCCCAGCCCGAAGCTGCTGATGCTGGACGAACCCCTGGGACAGCTGGACCGGAGCCTGCGCGAACGCCTGGTCGTCGAACTCCGTACGCTGTTCGGCCGCCTGGGTACGACGGTGCTGGCCGTCACCCACGACCAGGGCGAGGCGTTCGCGCTCGCCGACCGGGTGGTGGTGATGCGGGACGGGCGGATCGCCCAGGCGGGGACCCCGATGGAGGTCTGGCAGCGGCCGGCCTCCGCGTTCGTGGCCCGGTTCCTCGGCTTCGACAACGTGGTGGACGCCGAGGTGACGGGCGCCGTCGCGGACACCGCCTGGGGCAAGGTGGCCGTGCCGGAGGGGGAGTGGCAGGGCGCCTGCGAGCTGCTGGTCCGGCCGGCCGGGGTGCGGATCGGCGCCCCGGACGCCGGGCTGCGCTGCACGGTGGGGGTGCGTACGTTCCGGGGGCACCACGTCTCCGTACTGCTGCACCCGGACAGCGGACCCGCGCTGGAGGCGGAGTGCGCGCTGCGCGACACGCCGGAGGAGGGCTCCGCGGTCGGCGTGACCTTCGATGTGGCGGAGACGGTGGTCCTGGCGCCGGACGGCAGGGGCGGTGTCCGGGGCGCGACCGGGGAGTGA
- a CDS encoding SRPBCC family protein: MNGSVREGIDITRVFDAPRERVFEAWTTPEPFAAWYGGDADVPLDRVSMDVRPGGKWSLVIVVPGTEMPFHGVYREVVEPERLAFTLKDATAPEEAEGEIVTATFTGRGRTTEMVFRQRGGNLTPEQYAAAEDGWEAFFDTLSTVLAAS, encoded by the coding sequence ATGAACGGGTCAGTACGCGAGGGCATCGACATCACCCGTGTCTTCGACGCCCCACGGGAGCGGGTGTTCGAGGCGTGGACGACGCCGGAACCCTTCGCCGCCTGGTACGGCGGTGACGCCGACGTACCGCTCGACCGGGTGTCGATGGATGTCAGGCCGGGCGGGAAGTGGAGTCTGGTCATCGTCGTACCCGGTACGGAGATGCCGTTCCACGGCGTCTACCGAGAGGTCGTCGAACCGGAGAGGCTGGCCTTCACGCTGAAGGACGCCACCGCGCCCGAGGAGGCGGAGGGCGAGATCGTCACCGCCACGTTCACCGGGCGGGGGCGCACCACCGAGATGGTGTTCCGCCAGCGCGGCGGCAACCTCACCCCCGAGCAGTACGCGGCGGCCGAGGACGGCTGGGAGGCGTTCTTCGACACCCTCTCCACGGTCCTCGCCGCGTCCTGA
- a CDS encoding ABC transporter ATP-binding protein, with the protein MVAPPDNDVIWARSLHHSHNGSPGLGGVSVGIRDGEILAVTGPRGSGKTTLLHCLSGQLVPQQGEVWFNSVPIHTMGPRLREQLRRERFGWIAPEPQLVPELTTWENAALPLLLRGTSHRAAKKAALEWLERLDIAAFAKKRPHALLQAQRQRVSVARALTASPSVIFADEPTATLHRAERTQLLRTLTTAARSHGITVVIATHDVEVAALADRAVALLDGRRVSTVSLPAVPDAEGRSACSLSV; encoded by the coding sequence ATGGTGGCCCCGCCGGACAACGACGTGATCTGGGCGCGTTCCCTGCATCATTCCCACAACGGCTCACCCGGGCTCGGTGGTGTCTCCGTCGGCATCCGGGACGGCGAGATCCTTGCCGTGACCGGGCCGCGCGGCAGTGGGAAGACCACGCTGCTGCACTGTCTGTCCGGACAGCTGGTGCCCCAGCAGGGCGAGGTCTGGTTCAACAGCGTCCCCATCCACACCATGGGCCCCCGCCTGCGCGAACAGCTGCGCCGTGAGCGGTTCGGCTGGATCGCCCCCGAGCCCCAGCTCGTACCGGAGCTGACCACCTGGGAGAACGCGGCCCTTCCGCTGCTCCTGCGGGGCACCTCGCACCGGGCCGCGAAGAAGGCCGCGCTGGAGTGGCTGGAGCGCCTCGACATCGCCGCCTTCGCCAAGAAGCGACCGCACGCGCTGCTCCAGGCCCAGCGCCAGCGGGTCTCCGTCGCCCGCGCGCTGACCGCCTCGCCGTCCGTGATCTTCGCCGACGAGCCGACCGCGACGCTCCACCGCGCCGAACGCACGCAGCTCCTGCGCACCCTGACGACCGCGGCCCGCTCGCACGGCATCACGGTCGTCATCGCCACCCACGACGTGGAGGTCGCCGCCCTCGCCGACCGCGCGGTCGCCCTGCTGGACGGCCGCCGCGTCAGCACCGTCTCCCTGCCCGCCGTACCCGATGCGGAGGGCCGCTCGGCGTGCTCGCTCTCCGTCTGA
- a CDS encoding aspartate aminotransferase family protein: MGNPIAVSKDLSRTAYDHLWMHFTRMSDYENAPVPTIVRGEGTYIYDDQGKRYLDGLSGLFVVNAGHGRHELAEAAYKQGQELAFFPVWSYAHPKAVELAERLADYAPGDLNKVFFTTGGGEAVETAWKLAKQYFKLKGKPTKYKVISRAVAYHGTPQGALSITGLPALKAPFEPLVPGAHKVPNTNIYRASIHGDDPVAFGRWAADQIEQEILFEGPDTVAAVFLEPVQNAGGCFPPPPGYFQRVREICDKYDVLLVSDEVICAFGRLGTMFACDKFGYVPDMITCAKGMTSGYSPIGACIVSDRIAEPFYEGDNTFLHGYTFGGHPVSAAVGLANLDIFEREGLNQHVLDNENAFLTTLQKLHDLPIVGDVRGNGFFYGIELVKDKVTKETFTDEETERVLYGFLSKALYDNGLYCRADDRGDPVVQLAPPLISDQSTFDEIEGILRSVLTEAWTKL, from the coding sequence GTGGGGAACCCGATAGCCGTGAGCAAGGACCTCAGCCGAACCGCGTACGACCACCTGTGGATGCACTTCACCCGCATGTCGGACTACGAGAACGCGCCCGTTCCCACCATCGTGCGTGGCGAGGGCACCTACATCTACGACGACCAGGGCAAGCGCTACCTCGACGGCCTGTCCGGCCTGTTCGTGGTCAACGCCGGCCACGGCCGTCATGAGCTTGCCGAAGCGGCGTACAAGCAGGGCCAGGAGCTCGCCTTCTTCCCGGTGTGGTCCTACGCCCACCCCAAGGCCGTCGAGCTGGCCGAGCGTCTCGCGGACTACGCCCCGGGCGACCTGAACAAGGTCTTCTTCACCACGGGTGGCGGCGAGGCCGTCGAGACCGCCTGGAAGCTGGCCAAGCAGTACTTCAAGCTCAAGGGCAAGCCCACCAAGTACAAGGTCATCTCGCGTGCCGTCGCGTACCACGGCACCCCGCAGGGAGCCCTGTCGATCACCGGCCTGCCGGCCCTGAAGGCCCCCTTCGAGCCGCTGGTCCCCGGCGCCCACAAGGTGCCGAACACCAACATCTACCGCGCCTCGATCCACGGCGACGACCCGGTGGCCTTCGGCCGCTGGGCCGCCGACCAGATCGAGCAGGAGATCCTCTTCGAGGGCCCCGACACCGTCGCCGCGGTCTTCCTGGAGCCGGTGCAGAACGCCGGTGGCTGTTTCCCGCCGCCGCCCGGATACTTCCAGCGCGTCCGCGAGATCTGCGACAAGTACGACGTGCTGCTCGTCTCCGACGAGGTCATCTGCGCCTTCGGCCGCCTCGGCACGATGTTCGCCTGCGACAAGTTCGGCTACGTGCCGGACATGATCACCTGCGCCAAGGGCATGACGTCGGGCTACTCCCCGATCGGCGCCTGCATCGTCTCGGACCGCATCGCCGAGCCGTTCTACGAGGGTGACAACACCTTCCTGCACGGCTACACCTTCGGTGGCCACCCGGTCTCCGCGGCCGTCGGCCTCGCCAACCTCGACATCTTCGAGCGCGAGGGCCTCAACCAGCACGTTCTCGACAACGAGAACGCCTTCCTCACGACGCTGCAGAAGCTGCACGACCTGCCGATCGTCGGCGACGTCCGCGGCAACGGCTTCTTCTACGGCATCGAGCTGGTGAAGGACAAGGTCACCAAGGAGACCTTCACCGACGAGGAGACCGAGCGCGTCCTGTACGGCTTCCTCTCCAAGGCGCTGTACGACAACGGCCTGTACTGCCGGGCCGACGACCGTGGCGACCCGGTCGTCCAGCTCGCGCCGCCGCTGATCTCCGACCAGTCGACCTTCGACGAGATCGAGGGCATCCTGCGGTCCGTCCTCACGGAGGCGTGGACGAAGCTCTGA
- a CDS encoding Lrp/AsnC family transcriptional regulator, which produces MQSGPVASRSADSRTGNGSSPTVDAVSLAIIEQLQEDGRRPYAAIGKAVGLSEAAVRQRVQKLLDQGVMQIVAVTDPLTVGLRRQAMVGINVEGDLDPVSEALAAMAECEYVVMTAGSFDLMVEIVCEDDDHLLETINKRIRAIPGVRSTESFVYLKLKKQTYMWGTR; this is translated from the coding sequence GTGCAGAGTGGCCCTGTGGCCAGTCGCAGCGCAGACTCCAGGACCGGGAACGGATCGTCCCCGACGGTCGATGCCGTCTCTCTCGCAATCATCGAGCAGCTCCAGGAGGACGGACGCCGTCCGTACGCCGCGATCGGCAAGGCCGTCGGCCTGTCCGAAGCGGCTGTACGCCAGCGCGTCCAGAAGCTGCTCGATCAGGGCGTGATGCAGATCGTCGCCGTCACGGACCCGCTCACCGTGGGCCTCCGCCGTCAGGCGATGGTCGGCATCAATGTCGAGGGAGACCTCGACCCCGTCTCGGAAGCCCTGGCGGCCATGGCCGAGTGCGAGTACGTGGTCATGACCGCGGGCTCCTTCGACCTGATGGTGGAGATCGTCTGCGAGGACGACGACCACCTGCTGGAGACGATCAACAAACGCATCCGGGCCATACCCGGCGTGCGCTCCACCGAGAGCTTCGTCTACCTCAAGCTCAAGAAGCAGACCTATATGTGGGGAACCCGATAG